The following proteins come from a genomic window of Methylorubrum populi:
- a CDS encoding copper chaperone PCu(A)C, with the protein MRLHAFPSALGLALGLAVTSPAATNPAHAHDYAAGPLKIGHPWSRATPGGAKVAGGYLTVTNTGTEPDRLTGGTIAAAGRGELHTMSMEGGVMKMAPLADGLEIPPGQTVTLAPSGHHLMFLDLKAPLKKGERVKGTLSFERAGRVPVEFAVESLAAKAPDAAGGTHDPSGHDHAGHDHGH; encoded by the coding sequence ATGCGCCTTCACGCTTTCCCGTCCGCCCTCGGCCTCGCCCTCGGCCTCGCCGTGACGAGCCCCGCCGCAACGAATCCGGCCCACGCCCACGACTACGCCGCCGGCCCGCTCAAGATCGGCCATCCCTGGTCGCGCGCCACGCCGGGCGGGGCCAAGGTCGCGGGCGGCTATCTCACGGTCACGAATACCGGCACCGAGCCCGACCGGCTCACCGGCGGCACGATCGCGGCGGCCGGGCGCGGCGAGCTGCACACGATGTCGATGGAGGGCGGCGTGATGAAGATGGCGCCGCTCGCCGACGGCCTGGAGATCCCGCCGGGCCAGACGGTGACGCTCGCCCCCAGCGGCCACCACCTGATGTTCCTCGACCTGAAGGCCCCGCTGAAGAAGGGCGAGCGGGTGAAGGGGACGTTGAGCTTCGAGCGGGCGGGCCGCGTCCCCGTCGAGTTCGCCGTGGAAAGCCTCGCGGCCAAGGCGCCGGATGCGGCGGGCGGCACGCACGACCCTTCCGGACACGATCATGCGGGGCATGACCATGGCCACTGA
- a CDS encoding sigma-70 family RNA polymerase sigma factor codes for MVLDRTRAQRSDIVDLLVPLRRYARSLTRDSLKADDLVHDTMVRALESRANLRPDTNLRTWMMTVLHNVFIDEQRRKRVEARHADVLVQLSEEMAPPAQEGQVRLMQIRKAFESLPEEQRAALHLVTLEGMAYADAAAVLGIPIGTLMSRLGRGRAALRAFEEGHRKGKAGASDDGPDRGRSHLRVVSGN; via the coding sequence ATGGTGCTCGATCGAACGCGCGCGCAACGCTCCGATATCGTCGATCTGCTGGTGCCCCTGCGGCGCTACGCTCGATCGCTGACACGAGATTCGCTCAAGGCGGATGATCTCGTTCACGACACAATGGTTCGCGCTCTTGAATCGCGTGCGAACCTGAGACCCGACACGAATCTCCGCACCTGGATGATGACGGTGCTGCACAACGTCTTCATCGACGAGCAGCGCCGCAAGCGGGTCGAGGCGCGCCATGCCGATGTGCTGGTGCAGCTCTCCGAGGAGATGGCCCCGCCGGCCCAGGAAGGGCAGGTTCGGCTGATGCAGATCCGCAAGGCCTTCGAGAGCCTGCCCGAGGAGCAGCGCGCCGCGCTTCACCTCGTGACCCTCGAAGGCATGGCCTATGCCGACGCCGCCGCCGTGCTGGGCATCCCGATCGGCACCCTGATGTCGCGGCTCGGCCGCGGCCGGGCAGCCCTGCGCGCCTTCGAAGAGGGGCACCGCAAGGGTAAGGCCGGCGCGTCCGACGACGGGCCCGACCGCGGCCGTTCACATCTGCGTGTCGTCAGCGGGAATTGA
- a CDS encoding L,D-transpeptidase family protein — MLQTARQPRFRPFARPFAAALLGATLLAGPALAREAGFAQAEWAQDYSSPTTMQVHRSSTPILSPDTIAATEAMVEKYRAIVSRGGWQAVTGAAGLRIGSRGPAVAAVRQRLIVTGDLDATAGGAGTYDSYVAAGVKRFQARHGLSQTGQMSPATQAAMNVPADVRLRQLETNVIRLRSYSGDLGRRFVITNIPAALVQTVENGQVVTLHAAGVGKIDRQSPIMNAKAVEINFNPTWTVPASIVRKDLIPKMQKDPNYLTDNKIRILSGGQEISPRSVNWNSDEGTRYTYRQDSGADFNSMGVVRINIPNPHGVFMHDTNSRGVFGDDFRFISSGCVRVQNVREYITWLLKDTPGWDRAHVEQAVESGQRIDARLTQPVPVYWTYITAWATPDGTVQFRDDIYKRDGVNVPSTIEAPTPVASAASTQPEVFEPGDEEN; from the coding sequence ATGCTGCAGACCGCGCGCCAACCCCGTTTCCGTCCCTTTGCCCGTCCTTTCGCCGCCGCCCTGCTGGGGGCGACGCTGCTCGCCGGCCCGGCGCTCGCGCGCGAGGCCGGCTTCGCCCAGGCCGAGTGGGCGCAGGACTATTCCTCGCCCACCACCATGCAGGTGCACCGCTCCTCGACGCCGATCCTCTCGCCCGACACCATCGCGGCGACCGAGGCGATGGTCGAGAAGTACCGCGCCATCGTCTCGCGCGGCGGCTGGCAGGCCGTGACCGGCGCGGCCGGCCTTCGCATCGGCTCCCGCGGCCCGGCGGTGGCGGCGGTGCGCCAGCGCCTGATCGTCACCGGCGACCTCGATGCCACGGCCGGCGGCGCGGGCACCTACGATTCCTACGTCGCGGCCGGCGTGAAGCGCTTCCAGGCCCGGCACGGCCTGTCCCAGACCGGCCAGATGAGCCCGGCGACGCAGGCCGCGATGAACGTCCCCGCCGACGTGCGCCTGCGCCAGCTCGAGACCAACGTGATCCGCCTGCGCTCCTATTCGGGCGATCTCGGCCGGCGCTTCGTCATCACCAACATCCCCGCCGCCCTGGTGCAGACGGTGGAGAACGGCCAGGTCGTGACCCTGCACGCCGCCGGCGTCGGCAAGATCGACCGTCAGTCGCCGATCATGAATGCCAAGGCGGTCGAGATCAATTTCAACCCGACCTGGACGGTCCCGGCCTCGATCGTGAGGAAGGACCTGATCCCGAAGATGCAGAAGGATCCGAACTACCTCACGGACAACAAGATCCGCATCCTCTCGGGGGGACAGGAGATCTCGCCGCGCTCCGTGAACTGGAACTCGGACGAGGGGACCCGCTACACCTACCGCCAGGATTCGGGTGCCGACTTCAACTCGATGGGCGTCGTGCGCATCAACATCCCGAACCCGCACGGCGTGTTCATGCACGACACCAATTCCCGCGGCGTGTTCGGCGACGACTTCCGCTTCATTTCCTCGGGCTGCGTGCGCGTGCAGAACGTGCGCGAATACATCACGTGGCTCCTCAAGGACACGCCCGGCTGGGACCGCGCCCATGTCGAGCAGGCGGTGGAGAGCGGCCAGCGCATCGACGCCCGCCTCACGCAGCCGGTGCCGGTCTACTGGACCTACATCACCGCCTGGGCGACCCCGGACGGCACGGTCCAGTTCCGCGACGACATCTACAAGCGCGACGGCGTGAACGTGCCCTCGACCATCGAAGCGCCGACCCCGGTCGCCAGCGCCGCCTCGACCCAGCCCGAAGTGTTCGAGCCGGGCGACGAGGAGAACTGA
- a CDS encoding DUF1775 domain-containing protein, with translation MPRSRPRASLRAPLHARLRASLRAALPLVLIGPALVSTASAHAVLERKEAAPNAAYRGVIQIMHGCDGRPTTRVSVTIPEGVTGAKPMPKPGWTISTVKSAYARAYPSFHGQVSEGVTRITWTGGNLPDDQVDEFTFFARVSDAFAPGATLYFPVEQDCTEGSYRWSEVPAEGASARALKAPAPAVRIVAAPGAAVQAAQGQASQAPAAPAARAGAIAIEAPWLRATPAGAKVAGGYVTLRNTGTEPDRLTGAAIPRAGRTEIHSMTTEGGVMKMAPVEGGLALAPGASVALKPGGYHLMFLDLKDGLKAGETVTGTLTFERAGTVPVSFTVAPIGAQGPGEQGSAAASETGGHAHHH, from the coding sequence ATGCCCCGCTCTCGCCCCCGCGCCTCTCTTCGCGCGCCCCTTCATGCACGCCTCCGCGCATCCCTTCGCGCCGCCCTGCCGCTCGTCCTGATCGGTCCTGCGCTCGTCTCGACCGCCTCGGCCCATGCCGTGCTGGAACGCAAGGAGGCCGCACCCAACGCCGCCTATCGCGGCGTCATCCAGATCATGCACGGCTGCGACGGCCGCCCGACCACCCGCGTCAGCGTCACCATCCCCGAGGGCGTGACCGGCGCCAAGCCGATGCCGAAGCCCGGCTGGACCATCAGCACGGTCAAGTCGGCCTATGCCCGCGCCTATCCGTCCTTCCACGGACAGGTGTCGGAGGGCGTCACCCGGATCACCTGGACCGGCGGCAACCTGCCCGACGACCAGGTCGATGAGTTCACCTTCTTCGCCCGGGTCTCGGATGCCTTCGCGCCCGGTGCGACCCTCTACTTTCCCGTCGAGCAGGACTGCACCGAGGGCAGCTACCGCTGGAGCGAGGTTCCGGCCGAGGGCGCGTCGGCGCGGGCACTGAAGGCGCCGGCCCCGGCGGTGCGGATCGTCGCCGCCCCAGGTGCCGCGGTCCAGGCGGCGCAGGGTCAGGCGTCACAGGCTCCGGCGGCGCCTGCCGCGCGGGCCGGGGCGATCGCGATCGAGGCGCCCTGGCTGCGGGCGACGCCGGCCGGGGCGAAGGTCGCCGGCGGCTACGTCACGCTGCGCAACACCGGCACCGAGCCCGACCGCCTGACCGGCGCGGCGATCCCCCGGGCCGGCCGGACCGAGATCCACTCGATGACGACGGAGGGCGGCGTGATGAAGATGGCGCCCGTCGAGGGCGGCCTCGCCCTCGCGCCGGGGGCCAGTGTCGCGCTCAAGCCCGGCGGTTACCACCTGATGTTCCTCGACCTGAAGGACGGTCTGAAGGCGGGCGAGACGGTCACAGGCACGCTGACTTTCGAGCGGGCCGGGACGGTGCCGGTGAGCTTCACCGTGGCTCCGATCGGCGCGCAAGGACCCGGCGAGCAAGGATCCGCCGCCGCGTCCGAGACCGGCGGCCACGCGCACCACCACTGA